A segment of the Sulfitobacter sp. D7 genome:
CCTCTTCGGCCTGCGCCTGCAGGGTGATCTCAACAAACACCGTGGTCGGCATATCCAGCTTGCGCGGGTCAAGCAGGGCGACATAATCGCGGATATAGCCCTCTTTCTCCAACCGCTGCACACGGCGATGACAGGCCGAGGGCGACAGATGCACCACTTCCGACAATTCGGCATTGGACATCCGCCCGTTGCGCTGCAAAGCGCGCAGAACACGCCGATCAATCTCATCCAAGGCCATATGCGCAATACTTTCGCGTAACAATGCGTTCAGACGCGATTATATTCGAAGAATGAGCCCCATGGCGACCCCAAATTCGCAGCGATATGCACGGCGGCTGTGATAATCCTGTCCCACTACGGAGGAGGAGTGACCCCCATGAAAATCGGATGCCCGACAGAAATCAAACCGCAGGAATTCCGCGTCGGCCTGACGCCCAATGCCGCACAAGAAGCCATCGCCCACGGACATGAGGTCATCGTGCAGGCAGGGGCGGGCGTCGGCGCGGGTTTTGAAGATGCGGATTATACCGCCGCAGGTGCCACCATCATCGACACGGCCAAGGAAATCTTTGCCAGCGCCGATATGATCGTCAAGGTGAAGGAGCCACAGGCGGGCGAACGCAAAATGCTGCGCGAAGGGCAATTGCTCTTTACCTATCTGCACCTCGCGCCCGACCCGGATCAGACGCATGATCTGCTGGCCTCGGGCTGTACCGCGATTGCCTATGAAACCGTGACCGACCGGAATGGCGGGCTGCCCCTCTTGGCACCGATGTCCGAAGTCGCGGGGCGTCTGGCACCGCAGGTCGGTGCTTGGACACTGCAAAAGGCCAATGGCGGACGCGGCGTGTTGATGGGCGGGGTGCCCGGTGTTGGCCCGGCCAAGGTTATGGTCATCGGCGGCGGCGTCGTCGGCACCCATGCGGCACGGATTGCCGCAGGCATGGGCGCGGATGTGACCGTGTTGGATCGTTCGCTGCCCCGGATGCGCTATCTTGATGACATCTATGGCGGCACCTTCAAAACCGCCTATGCCAGCGCGGGCAACACCATCGAATTGGCGCGCCAAGCCGATATGATCATCGGCGCGGTGCTGATCCCCGGTGCCGCAGCGCCCAAGCTGATCAGCCGCGCGCAACTGTCCGAACTCAAACCCGGCGCGGCGCTGGTCGACGTGGCCATTGACCAAGGCGGCTGTTTCGAGACCTCCAAGGCGACCACCCACCAAGACCCGGTTTATGAGGTCGACGGCGTCATGCACTACTGCGTGGCCAACATGCCCGGCGCCGTGGCGCGCACCTCGACCATCGCGCTTGGCAATGCCACCATGCCTTTCATGCTGGCACTGGCAGATAAGGGCTGGAAACAGGCCTGCGCGGATGACCCCCACCTCAAGGCCGGGCTCAACGTGCACGCGGGTAAGCTGACCTATGCCGCCGTGGGCGACGCGCTTGGGATCGACAGCATCACCGCAGATCAAGCCATCGCGGGTTAAACGCCACCGGTGAGACACGAAAGGCCCGCCAATCTGGCGGGCCTTTCTCATGCGATAGCGCCGCTTAGCGCGTTTTCAAAGCATCCCGAATTTCCAACAATACATCAAGCTGCGATGGACCGGTCTTGACCTCTGGCGCCACCTCATCAGGCTTTTCCGCAGCCGATTTCACGCGGTTCACCATCTTCACCAAGATGAAGACGACGAAGGCGATGATGAAAAAGTTGATCACGGCCATCAGGAACGAGCCGTAAGCAAAGACCGACGCGCCCGCCTCTCGGGCCTGCTCTAACGAGGCATTCGCAGGCACATCCCCGGAAAGCACCGCGTAGTTGTTGGTGAAATCCACCCCACCGGTGAAAAGCCCGACGATCGGGTTGATCAGGTCGGCCACCAACGACGACACGATCGCCGTAAAGGCCGCGCCGACGATGATACCTACGGCCATGTCCATAACATTGCCCTTGGCGATGAAATCCTTGAATTCTTGAATCACAGTTCTGTCCCTATTCCACGTCGCGCCGATACCCTCGCCGTCATACCCGATAGTGGGGACTGCGGCACATTGGGGTCAATAAAGTTTTCAGGTGAACCGCCCGATTTGCGGCTTCGGGCAGGCCTATTGCCGAAAACAGACCCGCAAAAGCGCGCCATTGGCGCTGAAATCGGTGCTCAGCCGCCCGCTTAGCTGTTCAGCCGCCGTCGCCATCAACAACCGCCCAAGGCCGGTGCTATCGGCACCCGAAACGGCACCGTTATGCCCGCGACCATTGTCCCGACACTCCAAAAGCCAGCTCTCGCCCCCCTCCTGCCGACGCAGAGAAATCCTGATCTCTCCTGCCCGATCCCCGACAAAGGCGTGTTTGATCGAATTGGCCACGAACTCGCTCACGATCATGCCAAGCGCCGAGGCTTGCACGGCCTGCAACTCGCCCGGCTCGGCCTCGCAAAAGATGGTGACGTGATCCGGCGCGCTGGCGGCGAGAAGTTTGTTCAACTGCTCAAGGTAGGAAGAGGTTTGCACCTTGCCTTTGCCGCCCTGCCCCATCAATTCGCTGTGCAGCGATGCCACTGCCCCGAAACGCCGCTCTACAAGGGCGAGTACATCCTTTGCGTCGGGGTCTTGCACCTTGCGCGTCGCCATCCGCAGCAGGGACGCGATGGTCTGGAACGAGTTTTTCACCCGGTGGTCCATCTCGGCGCGTAGGGCGGCCTCGATGCGGATTTTCTTGCGCAGTTCCAACTGCATCATCACGTGACGCGACAGGGTTTGCAGCGCTTGGCGTTGGAAGTCGTTCAGGGTGCGCGGCTTGGTATCCAGCACGCAAAGCGTGCCGATCGGTTGGCCGTTCGGCGCGACAAGGTTCGCCCCGGCATAGAATTTCACCCGCGGGTCGCCCACATAGAGCGGGTTGTCCACGGTGCGCGAATCGGCCCCCATATCCGAGATCTCGGTATAGCCCCCATCAAGGATAGCGTGAGAGCAGACCGATTGATCCAAACCGGTCTCCTGCGGCTCAAACCCCACACGGGCCTTGAACCATTGACGCTTTTCGTCAACCAGACTGATTAGAGAGACGGGCGTTTCGCAGATCTTGGACGCAAGCTCGACGATATCGTCGAAATCCGCTTCGGCTTCGGTATCAAGAATATCATAGGAATAGAGCGTCTCAAGACGCGCATCCTGCTCTGCGGGCGTGTCGGCTAAAATGGACCCTCTCCTTCCAAAGTTAACCCGCCACGCAACTTTGGCACGGCAGCGGGGGTCGGATTTGGCCTGCCTTTCGGGGGGCAGATCAAGGCTGATGAACCTCCAGCTAGTGAAGGTTTAGCCCGCAAGGCAGCGGCGTCCACTACGCTGCCGAATCGATTCGCACTTAAGCCCTTGATAGATGTTAAATTTTAAGGCGGCTAGCCCTGCTGCCGCGTCACCCCGGCAGGGTACCGGTGAGCACATAGCGCAGAATCTCGACCACCTGAGCCGGTTCGGAGGCCACGGCCAGCGCCGCGGCATCGACTTCCTTTAGCGCATGGGCATGGTCGGGGCCGTGCAGGATGATCAGCGATTTGCCCAAAGCGGCGGCATAGCCTGCGTCAAAGGCCGCATTCCACTGCTTGTATTGCTCGCCAAAGCGCACCACGACCACATCCGCTTCGGCAATCGCCTTGCGGGTGCGAATCGCGTTGATCTGCGCGCCCTTGCGGTCATGCCAGAACTTGTCGGCCTCTTCCCCAAGGATCGCCACGCCGCAATCGTCGCTGGCGGCGTGGTCGGTGACCGGCGCGGTGAAGGTCACCTCAAGGCTGCGCGCCCCTTCGATGATCTGTTCGCGCCAATCGGTGTGGATTTCACCGGAGAGATAGACTTTCATTGCTCGTCCTTTCGTTCAGCCGCGCAGCACGCCGCCCGTTGCTTTGGTCACTTTCTCGACAACCTTAGCACCCACGGCTTCGATGTCTGCATCCTTCAGCGTCTTGTCGCTGGGCTGCAACCGCACAGTGATCGCAAGGGATTTCTTGCCCTCGCCAAGGCTGCCGCCGATGAACTCGTCAAAAACGCGCACGTCTTCGATCAGGTTCTTATCGGCCCCCTTGGCCGCATTCACCAGCGTCAGCGCCTCGACATCCGCATCGACGACAAAGGCAAAGTCACGCTCGACCGCTTGCAGGTCACTGATCTGCAAGGCCGGGCGCGTGGCACCGGATTTGCGCGGCAGCGGCACTTCGGCGGGATAAATGGTGAAGGCCATCGCGGGGCCTTTGACGTCCATCGCGGCCAGCACGCGGGGATGCACTTCGCCAAAGATGCCGAGCACTTTTTTCGGGCCAAGGCAGACCTTGCCGTGACGGCCCGGATGCCACCAATCCGCCGCGCCGCGCAGGACCTGCACCTTGGCGGGCGCGCCGATGGCCGCCAGCACAGCTTCGGCATCGGCTTTGACGTCATAGACATCCACCGCCCGCGCCGCGCCATGCACGTCACGCGGACCGGTGCGGCCCACCAGCAGGCCGCTGACCATGATCTGCTCTTCGCCCGGCTCACCGCCCGAGAACGCGGGGCCGACCTCAAACAGTGCCATGTCGGCAAAGCCGCGCGCCTGATTGCGGGCGGCTGCTTGCAGCAGACCGGGCAGCAGATCGGGGCGCATGTGGCTCATGTCCGACGAGATCGGGTTTTCCAGCCGTGTCTCATCCGTACCGCCGCCGAACAGCGCGGCAGAGGCTTGGTCGACGAAGCTGTAAGACACACATTCGTTGTAGCCGAGCGCCGCCGCCGTGCGCCGGGCGGTAACCACGCGGCGCTGCATGGGCGAGAGTACGGGGCGCGGCACGCCCGTTGTCAGACGCGGCAGCGGCTTGCCTTCGAGTTTGGTGAGCGACGCAATCCGCGCGACCTCCTCCACCAGATCGGCCTCGCCCTGCACATCGGGCCGCCAGCTTGGCACCTGCGCCATGTCACCGTCGAGCTGGAAGCCAAGGGCGGTCAGTGTCTGGCGTTGGTCGCTTTCAGGGATCGTCATGCCCACGAGCGACTGCACCTTCTCGGCGTCCAGCTTGTAGGCGCGGCTGGTGTCAGGCACTTGGCCCGCGACCACAACCTCAGACGCCTCGCCGCCCGCGTGATCCAGGATCATCCGCGTGGCATGTTCGATACCATAGGGCGTCCATGCCGGGTCCACACCGCGCTCAAAACGGTAGCGCGCGTCCGAGTTGATCTTGAGCGCGCGGCCCGCATAGGCGATCTGCACCGGGTCCCAATAGGCGCTTTCGACAAAGACGTTCACCGTGTCTTCGGTCACGCCTGTGGCCTCACCGCCCATGATGCCCGCGATGCTTTCCACGCCGCTGTCGTCGGAGATGACCACCTGGCCCGCCTGCAGGGTATAGGTCTTTTCATCCAGCGCCACGATCTCTTCGCCGCCCTTGGCGCGGTGAACGCGCAGGTTGCCTTTGACCTTATCGGCGTCAAAGACGTGCAGCGGACGGTTGCGGTCGAAGGTGAAGAAGTTGGTCACATCCACGAGGAAAGAGATCGGACGCAGCCCAATCGCGCGCAGGCAATCTTGTAGCCACGCCGGGCTGGGGCCGTTCTTCACGCCCTTAATCACGCGGCCATAGAACACCGGGCAACCGTCGAGCGTATCATCGTCGATGCTGACGCTGATCGGCGCGGCAAAGCTGCCTTCAACCGCATCGCAATCACGCGGCTTCAGCTTGCCCAAGCCCCGCGCCGCGAGGTCACGCGCAATGCCGCGCACGCCGAGCGCATCGGGGCGGTTGGGGGTGATGGCGATCTCGATCACCGGGTCGACCTTGGCGGGGTCATTCTCTGCCAGCCAATCGATGAAACGGTCCCCGACCTTGCCCGAGGGCAGCTCGATGATGCCGTCGTGCTCCTCGCTCAGCTCCATCTCGCGCTCGGAGGCCATCATGCCAAAGCTCTCGACGCCGCGAATTTTGCCGACGCCGATGGTGGTATCGATCCCCGGCACATAGACGCCCGGCTTGGCCACGACGACGGTGATGCCCGCGCGGGCATTCGGCGCGCCGCAGATGATCTGCATGACGCCTTCGTCGGTTTCCACCTGACAGACGTTCAGCCGGTCGGCATCGGGGTGTTTCTCGGCGGATTGCACATAGCCGAGGGTAAAGTCAGCCAGCTTCGCCGCCGGATTTTCGACGCCTTCGACTTCGAGGCCGAGGTCGGTCAGGGCATAGGTGATCTCATCAATCGACGCCGTGGTGTCGAGATGGTCCTTGAGCCAGGAGAGGGTGAATTTCATGATGTCATTCTCTTATATTGCCAGGCGGACAAGCATTCGCTGATAAACTCATGCCAAACAAAAGCGAACATGAGTAAGACAATAGCCAATACGAACAGCCAGTTACCTACAGAGTGGAAACGTTCAATACGGCGCAGGAAGCCCGCAACGATTTTTTCCCATTCAGCTAAGTCTTTAAGCCCAAATACCGCGACAGAACGTAGTCCCCCTTGACTGGAGACTACCCCCATGTGCGACATGGAAAGCAAGTAGAAAGCCGTCGAGAGCAGCGATAGAATGAGAGCGAAAAGAAGCATAGCGACTGTCATAGAATCTAGCTTCAGCAAATCTTGCCCAATCGCATCAGGACCAAAGATGCTCACAGCGCCTAACAGACCGATTAAGCCGGTGACCATTGTAACTGCCCGCTGAGATCGATTCTGGATATTCTTGACAATTTGCAATGCTCGATCAACTTTGTTGGGCTGCCATTCGCAAACGTCTTCATTTGTGCACAATGGACAGCTATGAGCAAAATTATCCGAACTGTCGCAAAAACTCCCATGCTCAACACAAAAGTATCGCCCTCGATTAACCATTAAGAAATGGTAAGTCACCTACTCAACCCACCATGCAAATTCGGCTGATCCAAGCTCGCGAACCCATAATGCCGCAGCCAGCGCAGGTCTGAATCAAAGAACGCCCGCAAATCCGGAATCCCATATTTCAGCATCGCGATGCGGTCGATCCCCATGCCAAAGGCAAAGCCCTGCCATTCGTTCGGGTCAATCCCGCCCGCCTGCAACACCTTGGGGTGCACCATGCCGGAGCCCAACACTTCCATCCAGCCGTCGCCCTCGCCAATACGCAGTTGGCCGTCGACCCAAGAACATTGGATGTCGACCTCGGCCGAAGGCTCGGTGAACGGAAAATGCGACGCGCGAAAGCGGGTCTTGATGCCGTCGATCTCGAAAAACGCGGCGAAAAACTCCTCAAGCGTCCACTTGAGGTTCGCCATCGAGATGTCCTTGTCGATCGCCAGCCCCTCGACCTGATGGAACATCGGCGTGTGGGTCTGGTCGTAGTCCGCACGGTAGACCCCGCCGGGGCAGATGATGCGCAGGGGCGCGCCTTCGGCCTCCATCGTGCGGATCTGCACCGGCGAGGTGTGGGTGCGCAGCACGTGGGGGGCGCGGTCGTCGCCCTCGGCACGGGCCATGTAAAACGTGTCCATCTCAGCCCGCGCGGGGTGGTGGCCGGGGATGTTCAGCGCGTCGAAGTTGTACCAATCGGTGTCGATACGCGGGCCTTCGGCGACCGAAAAACCCATCTCGGCAAAGATCGCGGTCAGCTCTTCGGTCACTTGGCTGACCGGATGGATGCTGCCCTGACGCTGGTGCCGCGTGGGCAGGGTCACGTCGAGCCATTCGCTGCGCAGACGCTCATCCAACGCGGCATCGCCAAGTGCTGCCTTCTTGGCGGACAGCGCCGAGTTGATCTCATCCTTCAGCGCGTTCAGCGCGGGGCCAGCGACCTGCCGCTCTTCGGGGGTCATCTTGCCCAGCTCGCGCATTTTCAGGGCCACTTCGCCCTTTTTGCCCACGGCGGCCAGCCGGATGTCTTCCAGCGCGGATTCGTCGCCAGCATCGGCGATTTGGCTCAGGTACTTTTGCTTCAGATCGTCCATGACAGGCCCTTGGAATAATACCCCGTCCTGCTAGCCCTCTCGCCCCTCGAATGCAAGCCGTAGGGGTTGTAGCGGCATGGGGGAACCACCACCTCTGCCAAGCGTTAGGCCGCATCCCTCCGGCGCGCCCTCATGGCAGCGGCGCGCCCAAACTCCCCCGAAAGGAGAGACCTATGAAAATCCTGATGGTTCTGACATCGCATGACGAACTGGGCGACA
Coding sequences within it:
- a CDS encoding YtoQ family protein; its protein translation is MKVYLSGEIHTDWREQIIEGARSLEVTFTAPVTDHAASDDCGVAILGEEADKFWHDRKGAQINAIRTRKAIAEADVVVVRFGEQYKQWNAAFDAGYAAALGKSLIILHGPDHAHALKEVDAAALAVASEPAQVVEILRYVLTGTLPG
- the ald gene encoding alanine dehydrogenase is translated as MKIGCPTEIKPQEFRVGLTPNAAQEAIAHGHEVIVQAGAGVGAGFEDADYTAAGATIIDTAKEIFASADMIVKVKEPQAGERKMLREGQLLFTYLHLAPDPDQTHDLLASGCTAIAYETVTDRNGGLPLLAPMSEVAGRLAPQVGAWTLQKANGGRGVLMGGVPGVGPAKVMVIGGGVVGTHAARIAAGMGADVTVLDRSLPRMRYLDDIYGGTFKTAYASAGNTIELARQADMIIGAVLIPGAAAPKLISRAQLSELKPGAALVDVAIDQGGCFETSKATTHQDPVYEVDGVMHYCVANMPGAVARTSTIALGNATMPFMLALADKGWKQACADDPHLKAGLNVHAGKLTYAAVGDALGIDSITADQAIAG
- a CDS encoding Lrp/AsnC family transcriptional regulator, with translation MALDEIDRRVLRALQRNGRMSNAELSEVVHLSPSACHRRVQRLEKEGYIRDYVALLDPRKLDMPTTVFVEITLQAQAEEVLEAFEKSVSRIPDVLECHLMAGTADYLLKIVAENTEDFARIHRQHLARLPGVAQMQSSFALRTVCKTTALPV
- the pheT gene encoding phenylalanine--tRNA ligase subunit beta produces the protein MKFTLSWLKDHLDTTASIDEITYALTDLGLEVEGVENPAAKLADFTLGYVQSAEKHPDADRLNVCQVETDEGVMQIICGAPNARAGITVVVAKPGVYVPGIDTTIGVGKIRGVESFGMMASEREMELSEEHDGIIELPSGKVGDRFIDWLAENDPAKVDPVIEIAITPNRPDALGVRGIARDLAARGLGKLKPRDCDAVEGSFAAPISVSIDDDTLDGCPVFYGRVIKGVKNGPSPAWLQDCLRAIGLRPISFLVDVTNFFTFDRNRPLHVFDADKVKGNLRVHRAKGGEEIVALDEKTYTLQAGQVVISDDSGVESIAGIMGGEATGVTEDTVNVFVESAYWDPVQIAYAGRALKINSDARYRFERGVDPAWTPYGIEHATRMILDHAGGEASEVVVAGQVPDTSRAYKLDAEKVQSLVGMTIPESDQRQTLTALGFQLDGDMAQVPSWRPDVQGEADLVEEVARIASLTKLEGKPLPRLTTGVPRPVLSPMQRRVVTARRTAAALGYNECVSYSFVDQASAALFGGGTDETRLENPISSDMSHMRPDLLPGLLQAAARNQARGFADMALFEVGPAFSGGEPGEEQIMVSGLLVGRTGPRDVHGAARAVDVYDVKADAEAVLAAIGAPAKVQVLRGAADWWHPGRHGKVCLGPKKVLGIFGEVHPRVLAAMDVKGPAMAFTIYPAEVPLPRKSGATRPALQISDLQAVERDFAFVVDADVEALTLVNAAKGADKNLIEDVRVFDEFIGGSLGEGKKSLAITVRLQPSDKTLKDADIEAVGAKVVEKVTKATGGVLRG
- the pheS gene encoding phenylalanine--tRNA ligase subunit alpha, which produces MDDLKQKYLSQIADAGDESALEDIRLAAVGKKGEVALKMRELGKMTPEERQVAGPALNALKDEINSALSAKKAALGDAALDERLRSEWLDVTLPTRHQRQGSIHPVSQVTEELTAIFAEMGFSVAEGPRIDTDWYNFDALNIPGHHPARAEMDTFYMARAEGDDRAPHVLRTHTSPVQIRTMEAEGAPLRIICPGGVYRADYDQTHTPMFHQVEGLAIDKDISMANLKWTLEEFFAAFFEIDGIKTRFRASHFPFTEPSAEVDIQCSWVDGQLRIGEGDGWMEVLGSGMVHPKVLQAGGIDPNEWQGFAFGMGIDRIAMLKYGIPDLRAFFDSDLRWLRHYGFASLDQPNLHGGLSR
- a CDS encoding histidine kinase dimerization/phosphoacceptor domain -containing protein, producing the protein MSLDLPPERQAKSDPRCRAKVAWRVNFGRRGSILADTPAEQDARLETLYSYDILDTEAEADFDDIVELASKICETPVSLISLVDEKRQWFKARVGFEPQETGLDQSVCSHAILDGGYTEISDMGADSRTVDNPLYVGDPRVKFYAGANLVAPNGQPIGTLCVLDTKPRTLNDFQRQALQTLSRHVMMQLELRKKIRIEAALRAEMDHRVKNSFQTIASLLRMATRKVQDPDAKDVLALVERRFGAVASLHSELMGQGGKGKVQTSSYLEQLNKLLAASAPDHVTIFCEAEPGELQAVQASALGMIVSEFVANSIKHAFVGDRAGEIRISLRRQEGGESWLLECRDNGRGHNGAVSGADSTGLGRLLMATAAEQLSGRLSTDFSANGALLRVCFRQ
- the mscL gene encoding large conductance mechanosensitive channel protein MscL, giving the protein MIQEFKDFIAKGNVMDMAVGIIVGAAFTAIVSSLVADLINPIVGLFTGGVDFTNNYAVLSGDVPANASLEQAREAGASVFAYGSFLMAVINFFIIAFVVFILVKMVNRVKSAAEKPDEVAPEVKTGPSQLDVLLEIRDALKTR